In Wolinella succinogenes DSM 1740, a single genomic region encodes these proteins:
- a CDS encoding thioredoxin fold domain-containing protein codes for MRLFWRSLWMGCLLGSVWLHAESLESGSIRALKENKLLLVSIESEACPYCKKMKREIFEEAKYRQEIEKRYVHLVFNNRDSSLPPDLRAPYVPANAILSPKDQSILDAYVGYIAPERFMKILEETHKGVQ; via the coding sequence ATGCGGCTTTTTTGGCGATCCCTTTGGATGGGCTGTTTGTTAGGGAGTGTTTGGCTTCATGCCGAATCGTTAGAGTCAGGGAGCATAAGAGCGCTCAAAGAGAATAAACTCTTGCTTGTTAGTATTGAGAGCGAGGCTTGTCCCTACTGCAAAAAGATGAAGAGAGAGATTTTTGAAGAGGCGAAGTATCGCCAAGAGATTGAGAAGCGATATGTTCACCTAGTCTTTAATAATCGAGACTCTTCTCTGCCGCCTGATCTGCGTGCCCCCTATGTGCCCGCCAATGCGATTCTCTCACCTAAAGATCAGAGCATCTTGGATGCTTATGTGGGATACATTGCTCCAGAGCGCTTCATGAAGATTCTAGAGGAGACCCACAAGGGGGTGCAATAG
- a CDS encoding MOSC domain-containing protein, translating into MAEVRLEGRVLGLRVGKKRDGVFRAKGVEGEPSAIGKTPVQEALLESEGLRGDEQADRANHGGIHKAILLFSIDSYQKLALQTGLTFDVENQALLGENLLVEGLNESSVCAGDRFLVGEAEIEISQPRQPCWKLSANNDRSDLSLQIYRLGLTGWYARVISGGVIRQNETLKLLSRPHERLTIAALNRLIQDVSKDAPLLSEALACEALSPNFKNALRYCLEHHINTPPAYIHLPS; encoded by the coding sequence ATGGCAGAGGTTCGTTTAGAAGGCAGAGTTTTGGGCTTGCGCGTGGGCAAAAAGCGCGATGGTGTCTTTAGAGCCAAGGGAGTCGAGGGGGAGCCCTCAGCCATCGGCAAGACTCCCGTGCAAGAGGCGCTTTTAGAGAGCGAAGGATTAAGGGGTGATGAGCAAGCCGATAGAGCAAATCATGGAGGAATCCATAAAGCCATTCTCCTCTTTTCTATCGATTCATACCAAAAACTTGCCCTCCAAACGGGTTTGACCTTTGATGTGGAGAATCAAGCCCTTCTGGGAGAAAATCTCCTTGTCGAGGGGCTCAATGAGTCATCCGTTTGTGCAGGGGATCGATTCTTGGTGGGTGAGGCGGAGATTGAAATCTCCCAACCGCGCCAACCCTGCTGGAAGCTCTCAGCCAATAATGACCGAAGCGATCTTTCGCTTCAAATCTATCGTTTGGGGCTCACAGGCTGGTATGCACGGGTGATCTCTGGTGGAGTGATTCGTCAAAACGAGACCCTAAAGCTCCTCTCTAGACCCCATGAGAGACTCACGATCGCCGCACTCAATCGCCTGATCCAAGATGTCTCCAAGGATGCGCCTCTCCTAAGCGAAGCGCTAGCGTGTGAAGCGCTCTCTCCCAACTTCAAAAATGCACTCCGCTATTGTCTAGAGCACCATATTAACACCCCGCCTGCCTACATTCACCTCCCAAGCTAA
- a CDS encoding aldehyde ferredoxin oxidoreductase family protein produces the protein MAEMIYRVNMSEKSFSISECPKEWQEFGGRGLTSAIVAAEVDPLCHPLGANNKLVFAPGSLSGTTAANSGRTSVGAKSPLTNGIKESNVGGTSAQAFAKLGIKALIIEGAAPEGQFYRLHITKDNVEFIDAKEILGKNNRYVTEKMLELYGRKVSVLTIGRAGENRMLVSNISVKDPDGKLRSMGRGAMGAVMGSKGLKCVTVDQGSTNEVNYVDEARFREAAKVFATSLKEDDVSGKGLPAFGTNVLVNIINEAGALPTRNFRSGRFEFAENISGETMAENIKARGGKTTHGCHAGCIIQCSQVYNTPEGEYQTSGFEYEMIWAYGAHTGINDLDVIAQIDSILDDYGLDAIETGVTFGVAVDAGILEYGDGKRVVELLEEINNATPLGRILGSGAANLGRCYGLSRVPVVKGQSIPAYDPRAIKGQGITYATTTMGADHTAGYAVAVNILGSGGTLDPLKKEGQIELSRNLQIATAAVDSTGMCIFTAFPMLSDPKAMPALVQMIEAKTGATLGMDGLVEYGKKVLKLERNFNERAGLNRAHDRLPEFFKEPLPPHNVVWDFTDEELDSLWNF, from the coding sequence ATGGCTGAAATGATCTACCGAGTCAACATGAGCGAAAAGAGTTTTTCTATCAGTGAGTGCCCTAAAGAGTGGCAAGAATTTGGGGGTCGAGGACTCACTTCAGCGATTGTAGCGGCTGAAGTTGATCCCCTCTGTCATCCCTTGGGAGCAAACAATAAGCTGGTTTTTGCCCCGGGCTCCCTCTCTGGAACTACAGCGGCCAACTCAGGACGCACCTCTGTGGGCGCTAAAAGCCCTCTCACCAATGGAATCAAAGAGAGCAATGTCGGCGGGACAAGCGCTCAAGCCTTTGCCAAGCTTGGAATCAAAGCGCTAATTATTGAAGGAGCGGCGCCTGAGGGTCAATTTTATCGATTGCATATCACTAAAGATAATGTAGAGTTTATTGATGCCAAAGAGATTCTTGGGAAGAACAATCGCTATGTGACCGAGAAGATGCTCGAACTCTACGGACGCAAGGTCTCCGTGCTCACCATCGGAAGAGCAGGAGAGAATCGAATGCTAGTGTCCAACATCTCCGTCAAAGATCCCGATGGCAAGCTAAGAAGCATGGGGCGAGGTGCAATGGGTGCAGTGATGGGCTCTAAGGGTCTAAAATGCGTCACGGTTGATCAGGGTAGCACCAATGAGGTGAATTATGTCGATGAGGCGCGATTCCGCGAGGCAGCGAAGGTGTTTGCCACCTCTCTCAAAGAGGATGATGTGAGCGGCAAGGGCTTACCCGCCTTTGGGACCAATGTCCTTGTGAATATCATCAACGAAGCGGGTGCTCTCCCCACGCGAAACTTCCGATCGGGTCGTTTTGAGTTTGCCGAGAACATCTCAGGCGAGACCATGGCGGAGAATATCAAAGCCAGAGGCGGAAAGACCACTCACGGATGTCACGCGGGCTGTATTATTCAATGCTCTCAAGTCTATAACACCCCTGAGGGCGAGTATCAGACTTCGGGCTTTGAGTATGAGATGATTTGGGCGTATGGCGCCCATACGGGCATCAATGATCTAGATGTGATTGCCCAAATCGATTCGATTTTGGATGATTATGGACTAGATGCCATTGAAACGGGAGTGACCTTTGGGGTTGCCGTGGATGCGGGAATCCTTGAGTATGGAGATGGAAAGCGAGTCGTTGAGTTGCTTGAGGAGATCAACAACGCTACTCCTTTGGGTCGAATCCTAGGCTCAGGTGCGGCCAACCTTGGACGATGTTATGGCCTCTCTAGGGTGCCTGTGGTCAAAGGACAATCCATCCCTGCCTATGATCCAAGAGCCATCAAAGGTCAAGGAATCACCTACGCCACCACTACGATGGGAGCCGATCACACCGCAGGATACGCCGTTGCAGTGAATATCCTTGGAAGCGGAGGGACGCTTGATCCTCTCAAAAAAGAGGGGCAAATCGAGCTTAGCCGCAATCTCCAAATCGCCACCGCCGCTGTGGATAGCACGGGAATGTGCATCTTCACCGCCTTCCCTATGCTCTCTGACCCCAAAGCGATGCCTGCTTTGGTGCAGATGATCGAAGCCAAAACAGGGGCGACCCTTGGAATGGATGGATTGGTCGAATATGGCAAGAAGGTGCTCAAACTTGAGCGAAATTTCAACGAGCGCGCAGGATTGAATAGGGCGCATGATCGATTGCCTGAGTTTTTCAAAGAGCCCCTGCCACCTCACAATGTGGTCTGGGATTTCACCGATGAAGAGCTTGATAGCCTCTGGAACTTTTAA
- a CDS encoding MoaD/ThiS family protein codes for MRITVRLFAQYREGFFKEEVREFPLETTVQEVIESLGIRVDLYPIGIMVLNGRHASLETILHEGDVLGLFPKVGGG; via the coding sequence ATGCGAATCACTGTCCGCCTTTTTGCTCAATATCGGGAAGGTTTTTTCAAAGAGGAGGTGCGTGAGTTTCCTCTAGAGACCACAGTGCAAGAGGTGATTGAGAGCCTTGGAATCAGGGTCGATCTCTATCCCATCGGAATCATGGTGCTCAATGGGCGCCACGCCTCTTTGGAGACGATTCTCCATGAGGGGGATGTGCTTGGGCTCTTTCCTAAGGTGGGTGGCGGATGA
- a CDS encoding HesA/MoeB/ThiF family protein, giving the protein MSGLNERYLRNHATLSLEDQAHLGECRVMIIGCGGLGGYVAENLTRLGVGKLDLVDPDEFAIHNLNRQRFSNTQTLHQNKAQCAAFALEVINPEAKLTPLEVGLEEIEETRFKEVDLLVDALDNSASRRYLQKIAVAYQKPLVHGAIGGLGMQYGLNVPLEKLYAEDSFGAEKREGNLSFVASGCAAMMSYLAMISLLGRAQAHEGILYRFDWCDMEITPLSF; this is encoded by the coding sequence ATGAGTGGGTTAAACGAGCGCTATCTTCGCAACCACGCCACGCTCTCCTTGGAGGATCAGGCACACCTAGGCGAGTGCAGGGTGATGATCATCGGGTGCGGAGGGCTGGGCGGCTATGTCGCTGAGAATCTCACCCGTTTGGGGGTGGGGAAGCTGGATCTGGTCGATCCAGATGAGTTTGCCATTCACAATCTCAATCGCCAAAGGTTCTCTAACACTCAAACCCTCCATCAAAACAAAGCCCAATGTGCCGCATTTGCGCTAGAGGTGATCAATCCAGAAGCCAAGCTTACGCCTTTAGAGGTGGGGCTTGAAGAGATCGAAGAGACACGCTTTAAAGAGGTCGATCTGCTGGTGGATGCGCTGGATAATAGTGCCTCTAGGCGCTATCTCCAAAAAATCGCCGTGGCTTACCAGAAGCCGCTTGTGCATGGAGCCATCGGAGGCTTGGGGATGCAGTACGGACTCAATGTGCCCCTAGAGAAACTTTATGCTGAGGATAGTTTTGGGGCGGAGAAGAGGGAGGGGAATCTCTCTTTTGTCGCCTCAGGATGCGCGGCGATGATGAGCTATTTGGCGATGATCTCTCTTTTGGGTAGAGCGCAGGCGCATGAAGGAATTCTCTATCGATTCGATTGGTGCGACATGGAGATCACCCCCCTCTCTTTTTGA
- a CDS encoding sensor domain-containing diguanylate cyclase, which produces MLEDIRKRWSTKGLFLVLSLLAIAVVYFHHQFRLERERLWLTNLSITYGEHIKDNLHQSLSATYSFAAWLKAQKGAIEGFEAMAGEMLAYYPCVMSFQLAPMGVVTQVAPLQGNEEALGHDLFGDPTRAKEALAARESGELILAGPFRLRQGGVGVIGRLPIFLDAIHEESRFWGFVIVVIRFPEVLETVKLEALKSNQALYRLSKIDPFSGEERELAGSKEGANLSRGVENRLLLPGATWSLEIFPAKRWSDWVEPLFEGLMGLALALLITSWVSFVHKRKREEALESLAFFDPLTRLPNRTRLFEYFSALVNDQRHEGEGILVGFLDLDRFKEVNDTFGHKVGDLLLLAVVERLGKHMRGGDMLSRQGGDEFIFLWPHIGSLEACQGRLDELLALFSEPFEIQGEEIRVNVSIGVSFYRGNERDLDALIMEADAAMYQAKIEGRGRYCLFQKP; this is translated from the coding sequence ATGTTAGAGGACATTCGTAAACGCTGGAGCACCAAGGGGCTCTTTTTGGTGCTTTCGCTTTTGGCGATAGCGGTTGTTTACTTTCACCACCAGTTTAGACTAGAGCGAGAGCGTCTTTGGCTCACCAACCTCTCCATCACCTACGGAGAGCACATCAAGGATAATCTGCATCAATCGCTCTCCGCCACCTACTCTTTTGCCGCATGGCTCAAAGCCCAAAAAGGTGCGATAGAGGGATTTGAGGCGATGGCGGGAGAGATGCTCGCCTACTACCCCTGTGTCATGTCATTTCAATTGGCTCCCATGGGGGTAGTCACCCAAGTGGCTCCTTTGCAAGGGAATGAAGAGGCGTTAGGGCATGACCTTTTTGGTGATCCCACTAGAGCCAAAGAGGCTTTGGCGGCTAGAGAGAGTGGAGAGCTAATATTGGCAGGCCCATTTAGATTGCGCCAAGGAGGTGTAGGGGTGATTGGGCGGCTCCCCATTTTTTTGGATGCGATTCATGAGGAGTCACGCTTTTGGGGTTTTGTGATTGTGGTGATTCGATTCCCTGAGGTGCTTGAAACGGTGAAGTTAGAGGCTCTCAAAAGCAATCAAGCCCTCTATCGACTCTCTAAAATCGACCCTTTTTCAGGTGAGGAGCGAGAGCTAGCGGGCTCCAAAGAGGGAGCGAATCTTTCTAGGGGTGTAGAGAATCGTCTGCTTCTTCCTGGGGCAACATGGAGCTTGGAGATATTTCCAGCCAAGCGTTGGAGCGATTGGGTCGAGCCTCTTTTTGAAGGGCTAATGGGGCTTGCTTTGGCTCTTTTGATCACCTCTTGGGTTAGTTTTGTGCATAAAAGAAAGCGAGAGGAGGCGTTGGAATCGCTCGCCTTTTTTGACCCGCTCACTAGGCTCCCCAATCGGACGAGACTTTTTGAGTATTTCAGTGCTTTGGTGAATGATCAGCGCCACGAGGGCGAGGGAATCTTGGTGGGCTTTTTGGATTTGGATCGCTTCAAGGAGGTGAATGACACCTTTGGGCATAAAGTCGGTGATCTTTTGCTTTTGGCGGTGGTGGAGCGTCTTGGAAAGCACATGAGGGGTGGGGATATGCTCTCTAGGCAAGGGGGCGATGAGTTTATCTTTTTGTGGCCTCATATCGGCTCTTTGGAGGCTTGCCAGGGGCGGCTTGATGAGCTTTTGGCGCTCTTTAGCGAACCTTTTGAGATTCAAGGAGAAGAAATTAGGGTGAATGTTTCTATTGGTGTGAGCTTTTATCGTGGGAATGAGAGGGATCTTGATGCGCTGATCATGGAGGCAGATGCGGCAATGTATCAGGCAAAAATAGAAGGAAGGGGTCGCTACTGCCTCTTTCAGAAGCCCTAA
- a CDS encoding pyridoxamine 5'-phosphate oxidase family protein: MEERFYQFLRGHHVLHLATLGEQGLWCAPLFYALDEERIEFVVASDPKTRHTQGALQEPRIAGSVALETKSVGLIQGLQFEGIWKSEDPKARELYFKTFPLARALFPVLWRIEILHAKLTDNRLGFGKKLEFFRENHSL, encoded by the coding sequence ATGGAGGAGCGATTTTATCAATTTTTGCGCGGGCACCATGTTTTGCACTTGGCCACCTTGGGTGAACAAGGGCTTTGGTGCGCACCCCTCTTTTATGCTTTAGATGAGGAGCGAATCGAGTTTGTCGTGGCGAGTGATCCCAAAACACGCCACACCCAAGGAGCGCTTCAAGAGCCAAGAATCGCCGGCTCTGTGGCTTTGGAGACAAAAAGCGTGGGGCTTATCCAAGGATTGCAGTTTGAGGGAATTTGGAAGAGTGAAGATCCCAAGGCACGCGAGCTCTATTTCAAGACCTTTCCCCTAGCTCGCGCTCTCTTTCCCGTGCTTTGGCGAATCGAGATTCTTCATGCCAAGCTCACCGATAACCGCCTAGGCTTTGGCAAAAAGTTAGAGTTTTTTAGAGAAAATCACTCTCTTTAG
- a CDS encoding cation:dicarboxylate symporter family transporter produces the protein MSSCCTTSLKEESRAHWLKRSVKSLAFWVVIGILLGIVLGVVSPELGIQSKIGIDWFIQALKWLIGPIIFLTIISGIVGLENLREVGSIGLKAFIYFEIVSTIALAIGIIFGNLLEPGVGMNLSVEMMDAGSVEKFANAATQDVGSFKAILIGAIPPDPLTPFLKANTLQVLFMALCTAFIISFMGNKYKSRVLRPIEIAQNFFFKILTVLMLFSPVAAFSAMAFLIGKFGFSSLVNMAWLLGVMAITCLFFIFVVLGAICYFAKVNIFKFMRFIGKEVLVVFATSSSETALAPLMRKLEAAGITRGTVGLVIPTGYSFNLDCTNIYLALSVIFLSQAFNIPLTLEQELSILVILMITSKGAVGVTGSGFIVLAGTLSALHGAIPVACVAVLLGVDKFMSEMRACGNLCGNAVACLIVAIWDKQIDREKFDYAMNHPEEFAHH, from the coding sequence TTGTCATCTTGCTGCACCACTTCCCTTAAGGAAGAGAGTCGAGCCCATTGGCTCAAACGATCGGTTAAAAGTCTCGCGTTTTGGGTGGTGATCGGTATCTTGCTGGGGATTGTACTGGGGGTTGTCAGTCCTGAGTTGGGTATCCAATCTAAAATCGGAATTGATTGGTTCATTCAAGCGCTTAAATGGTTGATTGGACCTATCATTTTTCTCACCATTATCTCTGGAATCGTCGGCCTAGAAAACCTCCGAGAGGTCGGTTCTATCGGTCTTAAGGCCTTCATCTATTTTGAGATCGTGAGCACTATCGCCCTAGCCATTGGAATCATCTTTGGAAATCTCCTAGAGCCTGGCGTGGGGATGAACCTCTCTGTGGAAATGATGGACGCGGGGAGCGTCGAGAAGTTCGCCAATGCCGCCACCCAAGATGTCGGCTCCTTTAAGGCGATTCTCATCGGGGCAATCCCCCCTGATCCCCTCACTCCTTTTCTCAAAGCCAACACCCTCCAAGTGCTATTCATGGCGCTCTGCACCGCTTTTATCATCTCTTTTATGGGGAACAAATACAAAAGCCGCGTGCTTCGCCCCATCGAGATTGCACAGAACTTCTTTTTTAAGATTCTCACCGTCCTTATGCTCTTTAGCCCCGTGGCGGCCTTTAGCGCGATGGCATTTTTGATTGGGAAATTTGGCTTTAGCTCGCTGGTGAACATGGCATGGCTCCTTGGAGTCATGGCGATCACCTGCCTCTTTTTTATTTTTGTTGTCTTGGGGGCAATCTGCTACTTTGCCAAGGTGAACATCTTTAAATTCATGCGCTTTATCGGCAAAGAGGTCTTGGTGGTCTTTGCCACCTCCTCGAGCGAAACCGCGCTTGCTCCGCTCATGCGCAAGCTTGAAGCCGCAGGAATCACGCGAGGAACCGTGGGGCTTGTCATTCCGACAGGCTACTCTTTCAATCTCGACTGCACCAACATCTATCTTGCGCTTAGTGTCATCTTTCTCTCCCAAGCCTTCAACATTCCCTTGACCTTGGAGCAAGAGCTCAGCATTCTTGTGATTTTGATGATCACCAGCAAAGGGGCAGTCGGCGTCACAGGCTCAGGCTTTATTGTGCTCGCAGGAACGCTCTCTGCTCTTCATGGGGCGATCCCTGTGGCGTGTGTGGCGGTGTTGCTTGGTGTGGATAAGTTCATGAGTGAGATGCGTGCCTGCGGGAATCTCTGCGGGAATGCTGTGGCGTGTCTCATTGTAGCGATTTGGGATAAACAAATCGATCGAGAGAAGTTCGACTATGCGATGAATCATCCCGAAGAGTTCGCCCACCACTAG
- a CDS encoding MalY/PatB family protein: MSQIYQGARFKAYCPKRQGSDSLKFDGMEAEFGRSDLLAFWVADMDFLPPSFIPKLIAQKSREVLGYPHLSPSVKESVAGWFQRRFGVEVESEAVIPTSGVVTSMYVAIEEFTQKGDKIVLQSPVYGPFFSIIQGSGRQILDNPLRLSESGYGMDLEHLENLFLKEHPKMLLFCSPQNPTGRVWRHEELGDLVRLCARYEVLLVSDEIHFDLVYERHTPLLAIEEARERTILISAPTKSFNVPGLNISYAVIPSKLLRERFEKRARIVHIARPNAIGLAVMEALYQEGEEWLLGLLEYLKANRSLLEGFIATHPKLKGVAPQGTYLYWIDFGGLNLSHEELKALFLEARLALSPGKFFTHGRETSHFRFNFGTSRARVREGLKCLGKIL; this comes from the coding sequence ATGAGTCAAATTTACCAGGGTGCACGCTTTAAGGCCTATTGCCCCAAGCGCCAAGGAAGCGATTCGCTCAAGTTTGATGGAATGGAGGCGGAGTTTGGTCGAAGCGATCTGCTTGCTTTTTGGGTGGCGGACATGGATTTTCTTCCCCCCTCTTTTATCCCTAAGCTGATCGCCCAAAAAAGTCGTGAGGTGCTGGGTTATCCCCATTTGAGCCCTTCGGTTAAGGAGAGCGTGGCGGGGTGGTTTCAGAGACGCTTTGGAGTGGAGGTAGAGAGCGAGGCGGTGATTCCCACGAGCGGGGTGGTCACCTCCATGTATGTGGCGATAGAGGAGTTCACGCAAAAAGGCGATAAGATTGTCTTGCAATCTCCTGTCTATGGGCCCTTTTTCTCCATCATCCAAGGTTCAGGTCGGCAGATTCTTGATAATCCCCTGCGACTTAGCGAATCGGGCTATGGGATGGACTTGGAACACTTGGAGAATCTTTTTTTAAAAGAGCACCCCAAGATGCTCCTCTTCTGCTCCCCTCAAAATCCCACAGGGCGTGTTTGGCGCCATGAAGAGCTTGGGGATCTTGTGAGACTTTGCGCACGCTATGAGGTGCTTTTGGTTTCTGATGAGATTCACTTCGATCTTGTCTATGAGCGCCATACGCCTCTATTGGCGATAGAAGAGGCGAGAGAGCGGACGATTCTTATTAGCGCCCCCACTAAAAGTTTCAATGTGCCGGGGCTCAACATCTCTTACGCCGTGATTCCCTCTAAACTCCTTAGGGAGCGCTTTGAAAAGAGGGCGAGAATCGTCCATATCGCTCGACCTAATGCGATTGGATTGGCTGTGATGGAGGCACTCTATCAAGAGGGCGAGGAGTGGCTTTTGGGGCTTTTAGAGTATCTCAAGGCCAATCGCTCCCTTCTTGAAGGTTTCATCGCCACCCATCCTAAGCTTAAAGGAGTTGCACCTCAGGGCACCTATCTCTATTGGATTGATTTTGGCGGACTCAATCTCAGTCATGAAGAGCTCAAAGCCCTCTTCTTAGAGGCGAGATTGGCGCTTAGTCCAGGGAAGTTTTTCACTCACGGGAGGGAGACCTCCCATTTTCGATTCAACTTTGGCACCTCTAGGGCGAGAGTTAGGGAGGGGTTGAAGTGCCTCGGGAAGATTCTTTGA
- a CDS encoding MFS transporter yields the protein MPREDSLREKLDFWRILSARALSMFCYQMLSVAVGWQVYSLTGEVFDLGLVGLAQFLPMFLLTLLVGQVADWYDRRVIVALAQALQAMGVLLLAWGSLGGWLDLYHILGILLLLSSVRAFEGPSIQALLPNLVSKEFFPKAVAWMASCTQSAVIIGPALGGVLYVWGAQSVYGTVSALMVVASLLVVGVRRTHEIASRQKMSKESLLAGIAFIRSRPAMMGAISLDLFAVLLGGATAMLPVYAKDILETDTVGLGLLRAAPAIGALLVSLYLARFPLQGGVGRKMFRAVMIFGLATIGFALSTHFWLSMGMLVVLGGSDVVSVVIRSSLVQLSTPDEMRGRVSAVNSMFIGASNQLGEFESGMAAALLGVVPSVVLGGVGTILVALWWMRLFPELSRIERLKDLEPTPSSSAPLG from the coding sequence GTGCCTCGGGAAGATTCTTTGAGAGAGAAGCTTGATTTTTGGAGGATTCTTAGCGCTAGAGCGCTTAGTATGTTTTGCTATCAGATGCTTTCTGTGGCGGTGGGCTGGCAGGTCTATTCACTCACAGGAGAAGTGTTTGATCTAGGCTTAGTTGGACTAGCCCAATTTTTGCCTATGTTTTTGCTCACCCTTTTGGTGGGGCAGGTGGCGGACTGGTATGACCGGCGGGTTATCGTCGCGCTCGCTCAAGCGCTTCAAGCCATGGGGGTTTTGCTCCTGGCATGGGGAAGTCTTGGTGGATGGCTTGACCTTTATCACATTTTGGGGATTCTCCTTCTTCTCTCTAGCGTGAGGGCGTTTGAGGGACCGAGTATTCAAGCGCTCCTCCCCAATCTTGTCTCTAAAGAGTTTTTCCCCAAGGCGGTGGCGTGGATGGCCTCATGCACGCAGAGCGCGGTCATTATTGGACCTGCTCTTGGAGGGGTGCTCTATGTGTGGGGAGCCCAGAGTGTTTATGGCACGGTGAGCGCTCTTATGGTCGTGGCGAGTCTTCTTGTGGTGGGAGTGAGAAGAACCCATGAGATTGCCTCTAGGCAGAAGATGAGCAAAGAATCGCTTCTTGCAGGAATCGCTTTTATTCGCAGTCGTCCAGCGATGATGGGGGCGATCTCGCTCGACCTCTTTGCCGTGCTTTTGGGTGGGGCAACGGCGATGCTTCCTGTTTATGCTAAAGATATTTTAGAGACAGATACGGTGGGACTTGGGCTTTTGCGTGCGGCTCCAGCGATTGGGGCGCTTTTGGTGTCGCTCTATTTGGCAAGGTTTCCTTTGCAAGGAGGGGTGGGGCGCAAGATGTTCCGCGCGGTGATGATTTTTGGGCTGGCAACCATTGGCTTTGCCCTCTCGACTCATTTTTGGCTCTCCATGGGGATGCTAGTCGTGCTAGGGGGATCAGATGTGGTGAGCGTGGTGATTCGCTCTTCGCTTGTGCAGCTCTCCACGCCCGATGAGATGAGGGGGAGGGTGAGCGCGGTCAATTCGATGTTTATTGGCGCCTCCAATCAGCTAGGAGAGTTTGAATCGGGTATGGCCGCTGCACTTCTTGGGGTTGTCCCCTCGGTCGTGCTTGGGGGTGTGGGAACGATTCTTGTCGCTCTTTGGTGGATGAGGCTCTTTCCTGAGCTTTCAAGAATCGAGCGTCTCAAGGATTTAGAGCCTACGCCAAGCTCTTCAGCGCCTCTAGGGTGA
- a CDS encoding pyridoxamine 5'-phosphate oxidase family protein — MRRDEFASYDPNLLQEILQRCDYGTLALFDSKPYALPINFASHGEKIVFHGAKAGRKFEILSQRPLVALSVVLPYAFIPSHFSGTSLACPATQFFISAHLSGEVELVRDSDLACVFLESLMQKMQKEGGYEPITPQNTRYTHMLEKTATFALTPKEWSIKVKLGQNRPLEAREKLIAMLLERGEPLDIFTLEALKSLA; from the coding sequence ATGAGACGCGATGAATTCGCCTCCTATGACCCAAACCTTCTTCAAGAAATACTACAGCGATGCGACTATGGCACTCTTGCCCTTTTTGATTCAAAACCCTACGCCCTCCCGATCAATTTCGCCTCCCATGGCGAGAAGATCGTCTTTCATGGCGCCAAGGCAGGACGTAAGTTTGAGATTCTCTCCCAGCGTCCTCTTGTCGCTTTGAGCGTAGTTTTACCCTACGCCTTCATCCCTTCGCACTTTAGCGGCACCTCTCTAGCCTGCCCCGCTACCCAATTTTTCATCTCCGCTCACTTAAGCGGCGAGGTGGAACTTGTCCGTGATTCTGATCTTGCGTGCGTCTTCTTGGAATCGCTCATGCAGAAGATGCAAAAAGAGGGAGGTTATGAGCCCATCACTCCCCAAAATACGCGCTACACTCACATGCTAGAGAAGACAGCCACTTTTGCGCTCACACCCAAAGAGTGGTCTATCAAGGTGAAACTAGGACAAAATCGCCCCCTAGAGGCAAGAGAAAAGCTTATTGCAATGCTCTTAGAGAGAGGCGAACCTTTAGATATTTTCACCCTAGAGGCGCTGAAGAGCTTGGCGTAG